The following proteins come from a genomic window of Alnus glutinosa chromosome 10, dhAlnGlut1.1, whole genome shotgun sequence:
- the LOC133879003 gene encoding ankyrin repeat-containing protein NPR4-like, with protein MQEVESISVPRCKEYLNADGLTARELFTNNHIDLKNGGEKWMKGTATSCTVVGALIVTIMFAAAFTVPGGNNQDSGFPIFLDERLFMLFIISDALSLFSSTTSVVMFLGILTSRYAEDDFLESLPRKMIIGLSTLFFSIATMMIVFSTALLIMLQGQYSWIIIPVICLAIVPVALFVLMQFPLLVDMFKSTYGRGIFDKKMERWV; from the coding sequence ATGCAGGAGGTGGAAAGTATTTCCGTTCCCAGGTGTAAGGAATATTTGAACGCTGATGGTTTGACTGCTAGGGAATTGTTTACAAATAACCACATAGACCTAAAGAACGGAGGAGAAAAATGGATGAAGGGCACAGCAACTTCTTGCACAGTGGTAGGCGCTCTCATTGTTACTATTATGTTTGCTGCAGCCTTTACTGTTCCAGGTGGTAACAATCAAGATTCTGGCTTCCCTATCTTCTTAGATGAAAGATTGTTCATGCTCTTTATAATATCCGATGCCTTGTCGCTATTTTCCTCTACAACTTCAGTCGTGATGTTTTTGGGAATCCTAACATCACGCTATGCAGAAGACGATTTCCTTGAATCCTTGccaagaaagatgatcataggACTTTCCacacttttcttttccattgcaACCATGATGATAGTATTTTCTACTGCTCTTTTAATTATGCTACAAGGACAATATTCATGGATAATCATTCCTGTCATTTGTTTGGCTATTGTACCTGTCGCCTTATTTGTATTGATGCAATTTCCCCTTCTTGTTGACATGTTCAAGTCAACTTACGGACGAGGCATCTTTGATAAGAAAATGGAGAGGTGGGTATAA
- the LOC133880453 gene encoding uncharacterized protein LOC133880453: MDQGRHPYAYRAPRPPVPPMTTPTDSTPVYTAAWPHHPDGAYRPLLPGMVAVPTSDHGQTSTAGVGSSPLSEPPTLSQLGFTQPGNAYRWWMREGMGQQGYAPYYPFTYSVPSTCNPDSETQDGRFPLSQTGEMQMPAVGLGQIPAQAAMQGQILGPRQMPASGASQGPGHVERQMPLSGESQMPLSGESQMPDVGGSQTIHEEDVAMLGTDQLAPGSPQGMDSDDDQHHPPAGEVSEEVAGDPATQHIGTGQIRLMGYNPDGTIYYEVIDDPARNWVLPRGKKIVLQYNAAIQPVGRACNRFRREVGKMIRSGSYIHMRDEWARVNRQIKQAMWNALMEEFYLPVSVDMRRAQQEAWNDIGRKHRSWKSRFKTQLQIGDGDTPESIRARMPEKFFEEYDAEDVEFLLRDWCRENKIATSERMKRLRERNDLPHCAGSKSYARFNYEETCTSGTPPTRAASFVKTHTRKDGTFLNDRTRVLCERMTQSLASDPAATQSVSADTVRWAPNDAYEQAIGRPEYAGRVR, from the exons atggaccagggacgccatccttatgcatatcgggcacctcgcccacccgtgccccccatgaccacgcccactgattcgacgCCAGTATATACTGCGGcatggccacaccacccagacggggcttatagaccattgttgccgggtatggtggccgtgcccacgtcagatcacgggcagaccagcacagctggagttggcagctctccattgtcggagccgccgacattatctcagttagggttcacccaaccgggtaacgcctatcgatggtggatgcgagaggggatgggtcaacagggttatgcgccgtactatCCGTTTACGTATAGTGTACCGtcgacgtgtaaccctgatagtgagacgcaggatggtagatttccactgtcacagaccggggagatgcagatgccggctgtggggttgggacagataccggcacaggcggcgatgcagggccagattttggggccgagacagatgccagcatcgggggcgagtcagggcccggggcatgtagagaggcagatgccgctttccggtgagagtcagatgccgctttctggtgagagtcagatgccagatgtgggggggagccagactaTCCacgaggaggacgttgcgatgttgggtaccgatcagttggcccccggtagcccccagggtatggattcagatgatgatcagcatcatccaccagccggagaggttagcgaggaggttgcaggcgacccagcgacgcaGCACATAGGGACtgggcagattcggttgatgg ggtacaacccagacgggaccatttattatgaggtgattgacgacccagcgagaaactgggtgctcccgagggggaagaagattgtattgcagtacaatgctgctatacaacctgtaggacgagcctgcaatcgttttcggcgggaagtgggcaagatgatcaggagtgggtcctacatacacatgcgggacgaatgggcgagggtaaataggcagattaagcaggcaatgtggaacgcgctgatg gaggagttctatctacctgtatcagtagacatgcgcagggcacaacaggaggcgtggaatgatattggacgtaagcaccgctcgtggaagtcgaggttcaaaacccaactacaaattggagacggtgacacgcccgagagtatccgtgcgagaatgccggagaaattttttgaggagtatgatgcagaagatgtagaattcctgctgagagattggtgcagagagaataaaatc gcaacctctgaacggatgaagaggttgcgggagcggaatgacctaccccattgtgcgggatctaaaagttatgccagatttaattacgaggag acatgtacatctggcacgccccccactcgcgccgcgtcgttcgtgaagacccacacaaggaaggacggcactttcctgaacgaccgtacacgggtcttatgc gagaggatgacgcagagtttagccagtgatccagccgccacgcaaagcgtctccgcagacacggtgcgttgggcaccgaacgacgcttacgaacaggcgattgggaggcctgagtatgcagggagggttcggtag